The following are encoded together in the Babylonia areolata isolate BAREFJ2019XMU chromosome 30, ASM4173473v1, whole genome shotgun sequence genome:
- the LOC143275434 gene encoding cilia- and flagella-associated protein 300-like, translated as MADASKKFTFRLIEGKDFPSLTDKDNQDLLMKWCMKGRVKAQVYTFDQMFQAYEKDQFVLDFFKDENVTSTLQTLSSSGKWSVVGLMAESVTATPVPATTMSMAFFDKLYEDEQIVRPSGAIRKCMDEFFGDLTASDELRQMLLNEDSDSYCTFNESDREQFLFRLFEHLCLGGQICQYEDSVEPYLDLTKQLYKDLISVQKNPDSKELAIISSVFKVTASDKTGVYYPSDQEHRQTFSYLVVDPLKRHLTVLYHRFGAIAFT; from the exons ATGGCTGACGCTTCGAAGAAATTCACGTTTCGTCTGATTGAAGGCAAAGATTTCCCGTCTTTGACAGACAAAGATAATCAAGATCTCTTAATGAAATG GTGCATGAAAGGCAGAGTGAAAGCACAGGTGTATACCTTTGATCAGATGTTTCAGGCTTATGAAAAAGACCAGTTTGTTTTG GACTTCTTCAAGGATGAAAATGTTACGTCCACGCTCCAGACGCTGTCCTCATCGGGGAAGTGGAGCGTAGTGG GACTGATGGCAGAGAGTGTGACGGCGACACCCGTCCCCGCCACCACCATGTCTATGGCGTTCTTCGACAAGCTGTACGAGGATGAGCAGATCGTGCGCCCCAGCGGGGCCATCAGGAAGTGCATGGACGAATTCTTCGGCGACCTCACAGCCTCTGACGAGCTGCGGCAG ATGCTGCTGAACGAGGACTCCGACAGTTACTGCACCTTCAACGAGTCTGATCGCGAGCAGTTCCTGTTCCGCCTGTTTGAGCATCTCTGCCTCGGGGGACAGATCTGTCAGTATGAGGACAGTGTGGAGCCATACCTCGACCTCACCAAACAGCTGTACAAAGACCTCatcag TGTGCAGAAAAACCCTGATAGCAAGGAACTGGCAATTATCTCCTCTGTGTTCAAAGTCACAGCTtct gacaagacaggggtGTACTACCCCAGTGATCAGGAGCACCGACAGACCTTCTCTTACCTTGTGGTGGACCCTCTCAAACGTCACCTCACCGTGCTCTACCATCGCTTCGGGGCCATCGCCTTCACCTGA